The following DNA comes from Riemerella anatipestifer ATCC 11845 = DSM 15868.
ACTATTTGCCCTATCTGGGTGCAAGAAAATCTTATAAATCCATTCCCAACCCCGAAAAAACCTTCATTTGTCAAAAAGTAAAGAATCCTTGAGAACGGATACTCCATATTCCTTATACTTGAGAGTTCAGGTTTGTATATTTTCCCTTTTTCATCCATCACTGGTAGCACTTTCACTTTCTCTCTTAACGCTATAGCCTCAGGAGAAAACTCTCTGCTTATTGTATTAAGGCTTATCACTCCTATTTTATCACTAAATTCACCTATATTATTCACAATATTTTCATTCCCTCTAATGATAGAATATTTAAGAGCTGAAGGTTTAGCATTAAATTTTTGTGCTATAAAATTAAGATTACTAGCGTTAGTACCATCAAATATTAAATTTTTAGACTCAGAGTTGAGCATTTCTTTAATTTCAGAAACTTTGATATGCTCTCTATTTGAATTTTTAGGAACAATAAAGACCACAGCATCTCCCGCAAATTTAGCAGGATTATACTCCAAATCTACTTTACTCTTATAGACTTCTTTTTCCCTTTCAGAAAGCTCTCTAGACATTACTATTACTCTAGCTCTGCCCTCTAGCAAGTCTATAAAAGCCGAATCTTCTTTCTTATAAAGAACATCTAGCTTAGCCTCTGGATAAAAAGCCATATACCTCTCTGTCAAAGCCTCCGTTACATTTTTAAAGGAAGGGTCTGCTACCACCTGTATCTCTCCCTTTTGAGGGTTTTCTGCTTCTTTACCCTTTTTACAAGAAAGCATTACAACTAAGAGAAATAATAAATAACCTATTCTTTTATACATCTTTCTTATTCTGTTTTATATTATAGATTGCCCTAAACAATCTAAAGACACCATAAATTATCATCAAAACCCCTAATGGATAGGCAACATAATCATCCAACTGAATTACAAAAAATTTATACACTAGTACCACAACACCTAAAGTAAGGTACATAACCCCTGCCAAAATAGATAAATAATTAAACATAGCAACAAATATAACAAAAAAGAGAAGCCCTAAAGCTTCTCTTATAATAATTTTAACAGAATTTTAATACTCAAAATTCATTGCCACTGGCATTCTAAATCTTGAACGAACTGGCTCTCCATTTACTTTACCAGGAGTCCATTTCTTTTTGATGGATTTTACAGCTCTTTCTGCCTCTCTATTAAATGTAGAGTTAGAACCTGTAACTTTTACCTGAGAAAGTGAGCCATCTCTCTCTACTACGAAAGTAACCTCAGCTTTTAAAGTACCCTCATCACCTTCCATTACCGAAGTATCAAAAGACTCTTGGAAAGCACTCCTAAATCCGTTTATACCTCCGCCTGAGAACTCCGCTTCTTGGTCTACCGTTGTATACACTTCAGTAGTACTCACTTGAGGCTTTACCTCTACCGTCGTCCCTTTTCCTGTAGAAGGAGGAGGTGGAGGTGGTGCATAAGAAGGTTTCTTAACCCCTTCTTGGTTTACCAAACCTGTAGTAGTTTCTAGCTGCTTAGATATAGGTGGCGGTGGGGTTTCCACTGTAGGAGCTTTCACTGGTTCTGGAACCACATTCTGAATAATTTCAATCTTCTCCTCTTCCACTTTTGGTGGAGGTGGTGGCGGTGGAGTTTCCTCTTTAGGTTGCTCCAAAATAGGTTCTTCCTCTGGAAGAATCTCCATAAGATTAGCCTCTACTTCTTGTTTAGGCGGTGCCGTTAGCTGTTTAATTTTCATAACAATAAACGGAGTAGCCGCAGCTAAACAGAACAAAGTAGTACCTATAATCATAGACCTTGTAAGAATACTCTTATAGCTCTGTCTTAGGTCATAAGCACCATAGGCTTTATTTCTGTTTTCAAATACAATCTCATCCAAACTTGGATTGTACCCTAAATTTTCATCTGACATATAAAATATGAATTTTAAGGGTTAATTATTATTTTGCAGTTCCTACTTTCTTTTCATAAACAGCTTTCTCCCAGTCTTTAATATCGGTTACCCCATATTGTTCACTTTTAGTGACAGCCATTTCGTCAAGAACGTCCACAAAATTCTTATACACTGCATCATCCGTTGGCTTAATGATAACTGTAAATTTAGTTACATCTTTAGCCCTCTTCTTAGCATCTTCTATTACTTTCGTAATCCCATCTTTATCATAGGTTGTCTCCTGAAGTGTACCTTCATTAAGACCATCTTTATCCGTTTGATGATAAAAAATCTTATTATCCTTACCTATAATCAAAGAGATAGAGTTGCTCAAATCAATCTCCGTAGGAGGCGGTTTAGGAGCATCTTTCTTAGGTTTCGCAGGAAGACCTAAATCCATCACATTTGGTTTACTAAAAGTAGTGGTAAACATAAAGAATGTAATGAGTAGAAAACCTAAGTCTACCATCGGAGTCATATCCACTCTAGTGGACTGCTTCTTGGAGCGGACTTTGCCACCCTTTTCGCCCTTATCCTGTACTTGTACTTCTGCCATTTCTATTCTCTATTTACCTCCCTCTTGGGTAGTGATTAACCAAAACTTGTAAAACTCAATATCTCTCAGTCCTTCAAATAAATCTTTTACTTTTGGATAGTTAGTGTTACCATCGCCTTTGATGGCTAACTTATAGTCAGGGTTTATTTTTAAACTCTGCTCTACCCAATCAATAACTTGTTTATTTGTACTGTCCATAGGTATTCCTGTAGGACTCTTAAACGCTTTCTGCTCATCTTCTGATAAGTTCAAGTAGCTTTTCAACTGTGTCATAGGCACACCTATCGCCTGTACTTTCGTGAATGCCACTTTTTCCTTATCGGTAAAAGAAAGTCCATACTTCTGCCCCATATTGTCTAGAAGCTGAATTCTTTCAGTTCCGTTCTCTACAGGTTGGAAGTAAAATTTCCCATCTGGTGTTACATTTACCGTCATTAAACTGGCATCTGGCAACAACTTTTCAGATATAGAAGATGGCGGTTTTATCTGCTCTACATCAGGCTTTTTAAACTGTGTAGTCAAGATAAAGAAGGTAAGTAGTAAGAATGCAACATCACACATCGCTGTCATATCCGTTACCACACCATGTCTTTTTGGTTTGACTCTCGCCATATTATTAACTATTTTTTATTTATTAAACTTCTTTTTATTAGAGCTTCGCCAAAATTATTGTTTAGCAGAAGCTCTAAATTTCTTTTTTAAGAATCTAACTTATTAGTTGAACTCAGCGAAAGACTGCTGAATAGACATACCAATTTCGTCTATCTTATAAGTTAATCCGTCTATCTTAGATGTAAAGAAGTTGTAAAGGATAATTGCAATAGCTGACGTACCAATACCTAAAGCCGTGTTAATCAAGGCTTCTGAAATACCAATAGATAAAGCTGCTGCATCTGGAGTACCACCACCAGAACCTAAAGCGAAGAACGCCTTAATCATCCCGATTACCGTACCTAAAAGCGCTACTAACGTTGCTACCGTACCTAGTGTAGAAAGAATCATCATATTTTTCTCTAACATAGGCATCTCTAATGTTGTAGCTTCTTCTAAAGCTTTAGTTAAAGCAACCATTTTCTTCTCTTTATCCATAGAGCTATCATTAGCTAGTGCTTTGTATGTAACTAGTCCTTCTTTTACTACATTACCTACAGAACCTTGCTGAGCATCACACAACTCAATAGCTTCATCAATTTTATTTTGATTAAGAAGTCTTCTTACATCAAGTACAAATTTGTCAAGATTTCCTTTTCCTTGAGCTTTTTTAATAACGAAGAAACGCTCAAAAGAGAAAACGATTACTGTAATCATAAATAAAATTAGGATGTGTACTACTGGACCTCCCATATAGATAATCCCCATGAAAGACTCCGGATGCAACTCCTTAGATGGTATATCTGCAAAGGCTACAGATGCTTGTCCTGCAATCCTTGCATCTTCTTTAAAGTTACCTGGGTTACCTAATATAAAGATGTAAATACTTAACGCAATTACATACAAAATAGGTAATACTACAGCTGGGTTAAGCCCGCTCTTCTGTCTAGCAATTACTTGCTCTTCCGTGTTTGAAACATTCATTTCCATATTAAACTAAAATTATAATTGTTATTTTTTTCAGGCTGTAAAGTAAAGTTAAAATATTGAAAAATCCAAATATTATCTTCTAACAGCACTACTTTTGAGCTTTTCACATTATTACTCTTCTTAAATTAGATTTACTTTTTTTCCTGATTTTTGTCATTATTTCACAATTTTACATTTTTTACTTAACTCATCAAAAAAAACAGCACTCTATTTTTAAAATTCATCAAATGTTAACTTTTTATTAAAAAACGTATTATTATCCTTCTTAAAAGACAATATTGATGATTTTTTTAGGTACTACAATGATTTTTTTGATACCATTACCATCTAAATATTGTAATACTTTATCATTTTCTATTGCTATTTTCTCAATTTCCTCCTTAGATAAATCTGCAGAAAGAGGCAATTTGAATCTCATTTTACCATTAAAACTTACTGGATACTCTATTTCATCTTCTTTTAGATACCCTTCATTAAGAACAGGAAACTCTACAAACTCAATAGATTCATTATATCCTAATAATTGCCATAACTCTTCACAAATATGAGGTGCGTAAGGAGATATAACCACTGCCAATGGCTCCAAAATCTTTCTTTTATTAGTTTTCAACTTTTGCAATTCGTTGACTGCTATCATAAACGAAGATACAGAAGTATTAAATGAGAAGTTATCTATATCAAATTTTACTTTCTTTATTAAAGTATGCAGCACTTTGTACTCTTCTTTAGTTGGTTCTTCGTCTGATATATTGACCTCATCGCCATCAACAAAGTAAAGATTGTAAAACTTCTTTAAAAAGCCATAAACCCCTGAAAGCCCTTGTGTATTCCAAGGT
Coding sequences within:
- a CDS encoding energy transducer TonB, with the protein product MSDENLGYNPSLDEIVFENRNKAYGAYDLRQSYKSILTRSMIIGTTLFCLAAATPFIVMKIKQLTAPPKQEVEANLMEILPEEEPILEQPKEETPPPPPPPKVEEEKIEIIQNVVPEPVKAPTVETPPPPISKQLETTTGLVNQEGVKKPSYAPPPPPPSTGKGTTVEVKPQVSTTEVYTTVDQEAEFSGGGINGFRSAFQESFDTSVMEGDEGTLKAEVTFVVERDGSLSQVKVTGSNSTFNREAERAVKSIKKKWTPGKVNGEPVRSRFRMPVAMNFEY
- a CDS encoding MotA/TolQ/ExbB proton channel family protein; the encoded protein is MEMNVSNTEEQVIARQKSGLNPAVVLPILYVIALSIYIFILGNPGNFKEDARIAGQASVAFADIPSKELHPESFMGIIYMGGPVVHILILFMITVIVFSFERFFVIKKAQGKGNLDKFVLDVRRLLNQNKIDEAIELCDAQQGSVGNVVKEGLVTYKALANDSSMDKEKKMVALTKALEEATTLEMPMLEKNMMILSTLGTVATLVALLGTVIGMIKAFFALGSGGGTPDAAALSIGISEALINTALGIGTSAIAIILYNFFTSKIDGLTYKIDEIGMSIQQSFAEFN
- a CDS encoding ExbD/TolR family protein; its protein translation is MAEVQVQDKGEKGGKVRSKKQSTRVDMTPMVDLGFLLITFFMFTTTFSKPNVMDLGLPAKPKKDAPKPPPTEIDLSNSISLIIGKDNKIFYHQTDKDGLNEGTLQETTYDKDGITKVIEDAKKRAKDVTKFTVIIKPTDDAVYKNFVDVLDEMAVTKSEQYGVTDIKDWEKAVYEKKVGTAK
- a CDS encoding PstS family phosphate ABC transporter substrate-binding protein — encoded protein: MYKRIGYLLFLLVVMLSCKKGKEAENPQKGEIQVVADPSFKNVTEALTERYMAFYPEAKLDVLYKKEDSAFIDLLEGRARVIVMSRELSEREKEVYKSKVDLEYNPAKFAGDAVVFIVPKNSNREHIKVSEIKEMLNSESKNLIFDGTNASNLNFIAQKFNAKPSALKYSIIRGNENIVNNIGEFSDKIGVISLNTISREFSPEAIALREKVKVLPVMDEKGKIYKPELSSIRNMEYPFSRILYFLTNEGFFGVGNGFIRFSCTQIGQIVVSKQGLQPYNIYKREVQMR
- a CDS encoding ExbD/TolR family protein, translated to MARVKPKRHGVVTDMTAMCDVAFLLLTFFILTTQFKKPDVEQIKPPSSISEKLLPDASLMTVNVTPDGKFYFQPVENGTERIQLLDNMGQKYGLSFTDKEKVAFTKVQAIGVPMTQLKSYLNLSEDEQKAFKSPTGIPMDSTNKQVIDWVEQSLKINPDYKLAIKGDGNTNYPKVKDLFEGLRDIEFYKFWLITTQEGGK